atttatatataattttattttaaaaatataatataactgaaaattaacagatttaaatcattcaatccaattatattcttttgtttgttattataatttcatttatgttattttttaaatacattttttactgtataggtacctattattttaggaAGTGACCATTTTCACGTCCGACGTGAAATCATGTATTTTCACGTCCTGTTCTCTGATTGGTCATGATACTGATAAGTAAACgtattgataataatgataatgtgcccgccattatttgaatatttattatttttagaattaattttaagtaagaaaatatattatattataaggtaagacattttttaataccacatttttaaattttattaaatatgaatatctataattttgtcataactcataagtcataagataagaaaatagtataaaattattaattaggtaggtaataaaattgaatgtgtgaaaactttattgtttttcattaattttgcaAGTCAACATTGGAAAttctattctattttaaatcattaacataGCACATTGAAGATTAAAGACCTCTAATCTTTATGCACCGTGAAGATAAACTAATCTCCTGGACTATCcagtaatattgataaaattgtattataggtaaatctGTGTACTGTCTACTAAGACACATTGGGATACAAatggtattgttttatttaaaaaatgtatttatttatttattgtgtgaATTCTTGTAAAGTGTTTTTAGTGATTTTTgactagaaaattattttatttttataattattaaatacaattaatactatGTCTAACAGCAAAGAAAATTCTGACattgtaagtaatattaatctattttttactaaattctaattgtgacaaatttaataattagtattattattattaatattattttgacacaaatatataaatatgaatataaaaatgtaattatactaatcttgttttaattttagttaattaaagaACTTAACATTAACAGTGAGTTTAGTTCATTAGTAGAACTTGAAAACTCTATTAAAGCATATGAGATAAAAAGTTTTtgcaattttacaaaattcagtTCAAGAACCATTGAAGGAGCAAGAAAGAAGGGtttattaagatatataaaCCCTGTCTTAGAATACTCGGCTATTGATTACATGTGTGTTCAAGGGGGGCAGtacaaatcaaaatcaaaaggaATACGACCACAACAAAGGTTGAATCAATAGTCTTATAAGAATACTTTAGAAGTAACTATCTTTAACTAatcttaagtttttttttgtagttcttACAGTTCAAATTGTCCAGTATTCCTGGCTATAAGAGCTGATATAACAAGAGAAAAATTGACagttaaatcttttattagtGAACATAACCATACTTGTAGTAaggtaaaaaacaatttgtaatgtttaaatactattatatagtaagtaagttataattaatataatttacgttaatacgtttttttattagccCATGTTTGATCATTACCCAAAACAAAGGAGACTGGACAATGATGCAAAAATTATGgccacaaaattaattaacatgaaagtgaataaaaaaattttacagaaTGATCTAATGCAGACccatgacaaaataattactttgaaagaaatacataatttagttttaaccaAATCTCCAGCAACTGATGCCCTGAAAAATTTGGTGAatacttatgaaaataaatcaaatgttgacttagaaattttaaaaaacgaaaataatcaACTGCAAGCCATTTTCTATCAAGATGCAGAAATGAAacgaatattttctttatgtcctgaaattttgtttattgatgccatttataaattaaatgatttaagatTGCcactttatgtttttttaggtTTGTAATCGGCATTGtgttgctataatattattatttattgtgtaaatgTGTTTAAAGTTGTCGATTCGAATGGGCAAAGTGAAATTGTTGGATTTTGTCTTCTTACATCTGAAGACTCAGAAAATGTTTCAAACATGGCATCTACTTTTCAAAAATGGAATCCAGCATGGAAGAGTACAAAGTGTATAATGGCAGATAAAGACTTTGTAGAAAGAAAcgtgttcaaaaataaatttacagatgctcatattttaatttgtattttccaCTGTTTAAGATCAATGTCTAGAGAAATAACAacagaaaaaatgaatattacatCAGGTAatcagtatatatttaatatttgcggataaataaatgcattacataggtacctactaagtTAATATGCctactttattgtttttggtttatattggtataaatataGGAGAAAGAACATTGtgcaattgtaaaattttacaagACATAGTCTATGCAAAAAATGCAATAGAGTATgacaatttatatgaaaaactgAAGAAcacaaaattagaaaatgtaatcaactattttgaaaaaaactggCACCCAATAAAAAATGAGTGGGTCAATCACTTTCAATCCAAGTTTTTGACATTAGGTAGGTTTGATATTTTGAACTAAttttgtagaattttttttacatacacaCATGTACCTACATTGTATTTGGaataacataaacaataattatcattgtattttaggtaataaaaCCAACAATAGGCTTGAaagtattaatcaaaaaataacacaGATAGTAACTAAACATTCAAGACTGGATCAATTATTTCAAGGttactaaacattaaaaaacacaGTTCACTTATGCCATACAAGAATTTAAAGCATAGaagtttaactaaataattattgttttacaggCCTAGAAATGTTGATGGTAACTCTTAGGACGGAAAGAGACCATGTGGCCTATGAATGTTTTAGTAAAACTCCcagtttttttaactatttatcaaacaatgaaaaagaaatttatcAACATCTAACTCCTTATGCTTTCAATAAggttgtaaaaaaattcagaCTAAAAGATAATGTTCAGATAAAAACggttaatgaaaatttacaaatagttACTATTGAATCTAGTGAAGggattttaaatacttctatATGGAAATGTAGTTGCTCGTTTGCTACGAAATTTAGACAGGCTCATATAAAAGCCAAAAGATTGGCTTCACTGACATCAGAGGCTacaggaaaaaaatatgaacaacgtttaaatttattgaaacatatTGCTCATTTATgggaaaatgataaaattattacaactgCGCAAATAGGtttgtttgttataaattatttaattttataataagaacagattaaaataatataataaattaaataatttttgtggtACTTTAAGATGAATTAAACAAGATGGATGATTTACAAGATGTAGATGTAGCAGCGTGTGACTTCAATAATGCGGTAGAACATGACTTACAAGATACATCAAAAGTTGAAGAATGTAAAATAGACgatgtaaaaagtaaataaaataaatgtatatactaagatttattataataaaatatttatgaagtttataaaaatatagttgacGAAGTTGATGAGTTGCGAGATGAGTTGCCAACTCTTCCTTTAAGAGTACCAAAACGAGGACGCCCAAAgggtaactataaaattaatgtttgttttatactgatttatttaattagaaattattataactattgtgAAATTCAGGAAAAGATAAAACTGTGATTGGAgttccaaaaaaaaagaaaacttcaATCTAAATTAATTCCATTTGAAAAACTGCCAATTAACATAAggcaatttgaaatattaaaatgttttgtaaatgAAGATGTAGCCAGAACAGCAGtacatgacaaaatattaatcaatgaaaattatattgaaatgatTCCTGacaaaatttctaataaaattattgatgaattGGTAGCAATAGATGAAGTTAGGTGTTACTTCACAGACGAGAGTTGGCTTGCTATACAACAAAtcgtcaaattaaaaaaacagtcAGCTACTTGGAACTGTGCAATATGTTTGAAGGATTCAATAACAAAATCTATATGTTGTAATAGGTGTTTAGAGTGGTCACACTTTGAATGTGTTGGTATAaaccaacattttaaatcaaaattgtgGTTTTGCACACTtgcaaaattaatgaaaaacaatagttttcacatattcaattttattttctacctaattaataattttatactgtttttttatcttatgataaatgacttatgagttatgacaaatttatagatatcatatttaataaaatgtagaaatgtggtattaaaaaatgtcttaccttacaatataatatattttcttacttaaaattaattctaaaaataataaatattcaaataatgacgggcacattatcattattatcagtaCGTTTACTTATCAGTATCATGACCAATCAGAGAACAGGACTTGAAAATAGTCACttccattattttatagtaatttcatatactatactatgtattatatcatgtgtatacacttttttattttaagattgcttatattatttatatataatttttattattcaataattttatttcattttatattaatctgatatataatataacttaaaaaattaacagatttaaatcattcaaacaaattatattcttttatttgtattatattatcaattacctatcatttatgttattttattttgtcattaatttatgttgttcaaataaatcaattggaattactaaattataatattatttttttttaatgttcaatatttaattaggtgGTGAATATTGattcataaacatttattatttatgcatagGTAAtacaggtattatattataaataatccataatatgtataatattaaaaaaaaatttagcatcttatatttttagttaaacaataactatacaaCAATAGGATCAAACATTGcagtgatatttttaataacatcaatTTGAGACATCTATGAAACATCAGTGATGTTTCATAGACGTTCTAATTTAATGTGGAAGGAACATCGTGTTTGATCGTTGTAGAGATGTTACAAAGAGATGTTCAGTATACGTCTTATTTGTGACATCATTGCGGTACAATTACGGTCCCAGGGATGTTTTAAATACACTTATGGAACGCAATTTGTAATGTTCCATGTTTCATTGCAACAGCCCAGAAACGTTTGTGgtacaaattattgtacagTGGGTTATATAACTAGCATTACGTAAATTACGACGACGTGTTATCTGCCGCCGTAATATTAGTTAGTCGTTTTTCTCCAGCGTTAACGCAATACGCCCTCATGCGCAAATCgacaatattaattacgtTTTTTGCAAGTTTTAAGTCGTGGCGCGAATAGCCACCAGCCCTGTGTTATATACAACACGTATAGTTAGTGTGCGCAAATCGCcacctttattattatataattagtggGCGCGAATCGCcacttttattatgttattgtttgtGCGCTAATCGCCAACTGTTTTacgtagtatattattgttggctCGCCTTCagctttaataataacagattAATGGGCCTTAGCGGCCGGGAGGGTAGGCAACTTATTGCACTACCGTcccatgaatataataaaagacaaTGGTTGTATTGGattacataatttgtataataataattgaccaCTTGGtccaataaatgaataaaatagttaaatatatcacAGGGTATATCAGtcaatcttaataatattttataacaatagtatagcagaataatactaataataataataatgacccGTCGGTCAATgactagttataataaaatataccacaTACCCTTGGGATTATGGCGTCTTGAGGTGCCGGgatccgtataataataataagtttaaatacaataaaaggtACAAGATTGATCCCGCACACACTCAAGAATGCCGCTAACCTCAACACGAAGAAACGAAGAACACTCACAATACACACTGCTGCAGCGGACACACAACTCAACAAACCACGAGAAACACAATCTTCTGCTGGTAATCAATGACCGCCCTAAACTAGgggaaaaacaattaaatgatgGGCAATAAATGCGAGAACGATATTTACCAGACAGAAGAAATCACAAAACACAAGAAAAACGTGGTTTGACAGCTGCAGCAAGAACAAGAAAAAGCAGTATGGCACGGGCGCACGGCTTGCTGGATCATGGACAGCGGACCATAGTAAAGTGCACGAAATTACATGTAACGGACAGGAGAACGAAGAAACTCAAAAGAACGGTCTTTCAGTGTCACCacactaaaacaataaacaatggaAAAACTGGAAACTTTGTGACACTGAAAGCATGACTAGATGAAAAACTTAAAGTTTTGAACATAACCGAATATAAGAAAACATTGATAATGATTCCACAGCTGGCCGGTCGCACACTAACGCCTGATAAGCGTCAGCCGACGAAGGCTGCAACTGTGGAACGCACCGTTACGTGCACACGAAAACGATAACGAAACGGAATGGAACATGCTACATTGAATaccaacaattatattatattgtactatattgGGTGCGCGCTAATCGGCACCAAACATTTGttcctttttttatatattgcatttttgTATAGGTGCTAATCACTTTATTTAGTTccgtgtattatttaaattatttctattctgtgtgcgtgtgtgtgaaatttttatataggcTCTAGGGGAACAGCTGGCCAGTCTGCGCTCCACGAAATTgtgagttattttatattattgtttttatttatttcttcattattgtattttttgagctagtgtgatttatatttatttgcacttgctattatttttattatttacattggtTGCGCCAAACCGGCAAGttacttattattgatatttttgtattgttgggCCAGAAGGGccgtagtttattattattattgtattatatatttttaccataccTCTAATTTGAGTTACCATTATTATCAGAGTTACCTGTGTCcctagtttttaagttttacacacacacaataatacacaCTTACACACACCACTGCACACTAGCACTCTTTGGTCTTGCTCGGCGACCCCGTCCACTTCCTTAGAGTCGCTATACATACACGCACACATCTACACAGGTCGGTCGGTGTGTGTGGAGCACGAAGTATTTTGGTGACCGTGCGCCACGGCCTATTATTATCCGTACCCGGCCCGAACACTGTATGTGAAATACTCCTGATGCAGGAACCTAGGGAGGTCCCAGAAAGTTGTGAGATACGTTACGTGGAAATGACTACTACAGTTTTTCACAAATTGAGACATAAGAATGAGTGGTTATATGTTACTAATAATGATTCAGTATTTGTCACTTGCGAAGAAGATAAAGAATCGAAAAATCACACATTAGAAGGAGCAGGCATTATCATACTAAACGAAACTTGTCGCGGATATGCTAACAGAGACGTCCTTATACCCGGATGCATTGCAGGAAGAACACAATGTACCGATTTCATTCCAACATCAGTACTCAAGGAGCCCAGCAGCGACAGCGGAAATGACCAGTTTATCAAAACAATGAAATTTCATCATGTCAAAACAAACCAAATGAGCGATTTGAATGATATTACAATCACGCAAGAGCAAGCTGCGGAACAACTACAACAAAAGTTATTATACCAACAAAtagaatcaaaaatgtatgtgaTTGTCGTTATTGgaataacaacaattattgttattctagTAATCAGTTGCgcattatcattgttattgaaatttgtaataaacaaaacagGGTGAAAACCATATGAAGAACCACTCCAGCTAAAAGAAAAGTGGACACAAGTCAATACCAATGACTTGCTGGAAGCCACAGCACCTAGTGAAAGATCTTTAGCAACAATTCCAGAGGAAGTGATTGAGACAACTTTTTCAATATacccaaaattaaaaacgtagaATTACAGTAAAAGGGAAGAAaaagggatttttttttttttaatatgacttTATACatgggtttttttttcgttgtttAGAAAGTCGAGGGACATTCATTTTACGGGGGAGGAATGTAGTAAACCCAATGCACCTGCattgtgttgtattatattatattatattatattaggttatattattaaatcatttagaaaatgtatattaatttaagtaatacacCTACATTGTAAGCAATAGGCCAGAGATCAGAAAAACATGTTCTTTCCGTCGATTGATTAACGTTTACTCAGCGGAAACACATGGTTATACTTACATAGGACAAATATCACCGGAGATACGTGTTTTCCACAAATAGTAAGTTTTAGCCACAATCAGCGGAAACAACATGTTAGATtccataattatgtaaatcaccatgataatataataccactcTAAATCAGATCTAATTAAAACGATTAATAATACTAGTCCCCTGTACGTCATTGAGAACtcatataaatacgagtagaGGACTTAGTATTATTCAGAAGGTAGTTAACTCCAGTGTAAGACTATTGCTCGTCGTGGACTTTGTCACAGCCACATCGCCACGAGTTTACGATCAATCCCCAGTACTTGTAATTTTACATAGCAGTAagctattttacttttgttttatgtcattatttaatattttatttgttcaaacttaataaaacatttactttatttcaattaaaacaacatgtgttttaatttacaacatcTACCTTTCTCACAACAACTCAAGCTCAACCAAGGAACGTGCTAcgtcgtttaaataattaattggtaCCTAGTCGCAGTGTCCTGCACAGCGAACACTACAGAACGCATACAGCCCGACATTGACAAACTAATTCCAGTTGGACAGGCAGGATTCCGAGAAAATAGGGGTTGTGAGGAACAGGTACTCGCACTTACAACCCTAATTGAAGCGGGATTTCAAAACAAGTTGAAATCTAATGCTGCATTTGTCGACCTTTCTGCTGCATATGACACTCTTTGGAGACACGGTCTCATGTATAAATTTAGCAAAGCTATACCTTGTAAAAACCTTGTAACTCTCCTAGAAAATATGCTAACTAACCGTCGCTACCAGGTTTTTATGGGCTTTAAAGGAAGTAAATGGCGCACAGCA
This Aphis gossypii isolate Hap1 unplaced genomic scaffold, ASM2018417v2 Contig00329_ERROPOS47205, whole genome shotgun sequence DNA region includes the following protein-coding sequences:
- the LOC114126674 gene encoding uncharacterized protein LOC114126674, translated to MSNSKENSDILIKELNINSEFSSLVELENSIKAYEIKSFCNFTKFSSRTIEGARKKGLLRYINPVLEYSAIDYMCVQGGQYKSKSKGIRPQQSSYSSNCPVFLAIRADITREKLTVKSFISEHNHTCSKPMFDHYPKQRRLDNDAKIMATKLINMKVNKKILQNDLMQTHDKIITLKEIHNLVLTKSPATDALKNLKVVDSNGQSEIVGFCLLTSEDSENVSNMASTFQKWNPAWKSTKCIMADKDFVERNVFKNKFTDAHILICIFHCLRSMSREITTEKMNITSGNKTNNRLESINQKITQIVTKHSRLDQLFQGLEMLMVTLRTERDHVAYECFSKTPSFFNYLSNNEKEIYQHLTPYAFNKVVKKFRLKDNVQIKTVNENLQIVTIESSEGILNTSIWKCSCSFATKFRQAHIKAKRLASLTSEATGKKYEQRLNLLKHIAHLWENDKIITTAQIDELNKMDDLQDVDVAACDFNNAVEHDLQDTSKVEECKIDDVKSK